Within Methanomassiliicoccales archaeon, the genomic segment TTCCTGGAAGTTCTGGACAAGGCCTGAGGCTAGGGTGATCAGGATGTCATCCTCAACGATCTCCTCCTCAAGATCCGTGATCCCCTCTTCATCTCTTACGATCTCCATTATGAGATCGCTCTCTACCTCTAAGGGTGACTTTCCTACCTCATCCTCGTCTGGATATCTCTCGATGACATTGACCCTGACCATCTGGATCTCCATCGCATTGAGGCCTAGGTTGTGCACATCCTCGATACCATCCTTCAGAGTCCTACCCTTGCAAGAAAGCGGAATACCAGCTGGACCAAAACGAATCATCACTTCACCCGGGTGAAGTCAACATTATGCTAGAAGGTATATATAACAATTAACTATGGCAATCTAGTACTGGCCAGAAATTCGAATAATATTGAAGAAAAGAGTGTTCAACCAATATTGGACGTTCCAGTCCATTTCGAAAGAGGTTGGAAAAAGTTGTGCGTGAGCAAAGTATTAAAAAGGACCTCTCTATTGGAGTGTAGCCCAATGTCGGGAGAGTCAGATTATGAAAAGGATAAGAAAGACTGACCCCAGCCTCGTTATCCTTATTGAGGATCTCAAGAGGGAGTCAAGAGACGGGGGCACTGCTATCTGGCGAGACATTGCGAGGCGATTGGAGAAGCCCAAGAGGAATTGGGCTGAGGTCAACATCAGTAGGCTCGAGAGATATGCCGATGATGGCGACACAATCATTGTCCCAGGAAAGGTTCTTGGGGCAGGTAACCTCAGCAAGAAGCTCACCGTGGCGGCGTACAGGTTCTCTGAGTCCGCCAGAGAAATGATAGAGAAGGCCGGTGGAAGGAATCTCACTATTGAGGAGCTCGTGGAGGAAAATCCTTCGGGCAGCGGCGTGAGGATAATGAGGTGATTTGATGGTCGTCATTGATGC encodes:
- a CDS encoding 50S ribosomal protein L18e; translated protein: MKRIRKTDPSLVILIEDLKRESRDGGTAIWRDIARRLEKPKRNWAEVNISRLERYADDGDTIIVPGKVLGAGNLSKKLTVAAYRFSESAREMIEKAGGRNLTIEELVEENPSGSGVRIMR